The proteins below come from a single Parachlamydia acanthamoebae genomic window:
- a CDS encoding AAA family ATPase, protein MQKPLALYDPVDIFNVATEIFPGAKAKINFDESQSFTFNIRLHPDTPLVSLSSGVDPKEFYASIVEMLEQINLNRVTNTSLEAITLDPSRFSLFKPLSNWQRFTRIMYENKYNCKCADIILSYLETSHQINILKELGLDPESIKNNLCERDLIYFRELFEKHQHLSQNEKTLFLKKLKQFYPNVYDKILEEKAQNELDEGLKKADVAYDRIKKELKKRVAGQEHAISEMAALLSLPKAKSTNQVYLYVGPTGVGKTELAKAVAGLKNDRIIILTMQQFTHESSITKLFGSSTGYLGASDLPPLGKDFERFSPVLVKTEGSKETYELHDVVIVFDELEKSHAQVKQSLLTLFDEGYCVFNYTKKDKNVCIQYNLKNCVLICTSNLFQTHVLKAFGQRKNIAEIKELFRKLNARATSNTEGSYSPEFLGRLEIIPFGPIPRGECYHNLLKRSIRHFLIELTDLLECREIVLENEQSILEIFEKKLYREGIDLRQIKLYLLEIRNMIIAQKSQWGTLKTKKLTLSSDDQGVYIKVSTFLAELNVYHDTPVPPLRLESNILKDTP, encoded by the coding sequence ATGCAAAAACCTTTAGCCCTATATGATCCAGTGGATATATTTAATGTTGCGACAGAAATATTCCCCGGTGCCAAAGCAAAAATTAATTTTGATGAATCGCAATCTTTTACGTTCAATATAAGACTACATCCAGACACACCTCTTGTGTCTCTAAGCTCTGGAGTAGACCCAAAAGAATTTTACGCTAGCATTGTTGAAATGCTAGAACAGATTAACCTAAATAGGGTGACTAATACTTCTCTTGAAGCCATAACGTTAGATCCGAGCAGATTTTCTTTATTCAAACCACTTTCAAATTGGCAAAGATTTACTCGCATTATGTACGAGAATAAGTACAACTGCAAATGTGCTGACATCATTCTTAGTTATTTAGAAACTTCGCATCAAATTAATATTTTAAAAGAATTAGGATTAGATCCTGAAAGCATAAAAAACAACCTGTGTGAAAGAGATTTAATCTATTTCCGAGAACTTTTTGAAAAGCATCAACATTTATCACAAAATGAAAAAACTCTTTTCTTAAAAAAATTAAAGCAATTTTATCCTAATGTTTACGATAAAATCCTCGAAGAAAAAGCGCAAAATGAGCTCGATGAAGGCCTTAAAAAGGCCGATGTCGCTTATGATCGGATAAAAAAAGAATTAAAAAAACGAGTCGCAGGACAAGAACATGCGATTTCTGAGATGGCGGCTCTACTTAGCTTACCAAAAGCAAAATCCACCAATCAGGTTTATTTATATGTAGGCCCAACAGGTGTGGGTAAAACAGAATTAGCGAAAGCTGTGGCTGGCCTTAAAAATGACCGTATCATTATTCTGACAATGCAACAATTTACACATGAAAGTAGCATTACTAAACTTTTTGGTTCCTCTACAGGGTATCTTGGAGCTTCAGATCTCCCGCCCTTAGGTAAAGACTTTGAACGATTTTCTCCTGTTTTGGTTAAAACAGAAGGTTCAAAAGAGACCTACGAATTGCATGATGTTGTCATCGTCTTTGATGAATTAGAAAAATCGCATGCTCAAGTTAAGCAGTCACTTTTGACCCTTTTTGATGAGGGATATTGCGTTTTTAACTACACAAAGAAAGATAAAAACGTATGTATACAATACAATCTCAAAAACTGTGTGCTCATTTGCACATCAAATCTATTTCAAACACATGTTTTAAAAGCTTTTGGACAAAGGAAAAACATTGCTGAAATCAAAGAATTATTTAGAAAACTTAATGCTAGGGCAACTTCGAATACTGAAGGAAGCTATTCTCCCGAATTTTTAGGTAGATTGGAAATCATCCCTTTTGGACCTATTCCTAGAGGAGAATGCTATCACAACCTTTTAAAAAGGAGCATTCGCCATTTTTTAATAGAGTTAACAGACCTTCTGGAGTGTCGAGAAATTGTCTTAGAGAATGAGCAATCCATTTTAGAAATATTTGAAAAAAAGCTCTACAGAGAAGGTATTGATCTTCGCCAAATAAAGTTATACCTGCTCGAAATAAGAAATATGATAATTGCACAAAAAAGTCAGTGGGGAACTTTGAAGACAAAAAAACTCACACTTTCCAGCGATGACCAGGGAGTTTACATTAAGGTTTCAACATTTTTGGCAGAGCTCAATGTTTACCACGATACACCTGTCCCTCCCCTGCGTCTCGAATCAAATATCTTAAAGGATACACCATGA
- a CDS encoding 3-hydroxyacyl-CoA dehydrogenase NAD-binding domain-containing protein, translating to METAFTFSLLPGGIGQLVFNLPHEKVNVLSPPVLEELENLIEQLDPSSGVKLLLITSGKEHQFVAGVDLKKLEPVFQDPSQGEKILALGHRVYKKLSELPFPTIAAIDGACLGGGLELALACKYRIVSDHPKTALGLPETQLGIMPGWGGTQRLPRLIGLSSALGMILNGKTVNGVKAYKMKLADSVAAWEFFPEKSLEFARNILKPEFAQKVLNRRKQSGIQNFLLEKNPAGRALIFYQAKKQVLDKTHGFYPAPLVALETIKQTYTLPLNEGLEIEQKNFVENIPTKFMNAKNLVKVFFQNESLKKDAGISIQATPRPVKSAGVLGAGTMGGGLIFLFSYHDIPVRFKDINWEAVAKGYSHVYSLFKKMIELKKLDKDQAILKFQQASGTIDYTGFKQLDLVVEAATENLELKHTLLNELESQLRPDAIIASNTSSLTIAQMASVMKHPERFVGMHFFNPPNRMPLVEVVKGTQTSDEAIATAVETCRRLGRTPIVVGDCQGFLVNRIFVMGANEIVRFLEKGNSIEKIEKTMLDFGMPMGPFHLSDEVGNDVSCKVSHIFEETYGKRMQVPELIERMNQKGLFGKKTEKGFYLYDSKKPTVNPEVQKIVEVIGQPKEELSSEEMVDRSIFLMINEAARCLTEKIVQKPSDIDMALILGTGFPPFRGGLLRYADSRGIQTVVDRLKEFEQKEGARFSPCELLLEMAKENRNFY from the coding sequence ATGGAAACTGCTTTTACATTTTCACTCCTGCCAGGAGGCATTGGCCAACTCGTTTTTAATCTTCCACATGAAAAAGTGAATGTTTTGTCACCGCCAGTTCTTGAAGAGCTCGAAAATTTAATCGAGCAGCTTGATCCCAGTTCAGGTGTCAAGTTACTCCTCATTACAAGTGGCAAAGAGCATCAGTTTGTAGCGGGAGTTGACCTTAAAAAACTTGAGCCCGTTTTTCAGGATCCTTCCCAAGGGGAAAAAATTTTGGCTTTAGGTCACCGTGTTTATAAAAAGCTTTCAGAATTGCCTTTTCCAACCATTGCCGCCATTGATGGGGCCTGTTTAGGAGGTGGCTTAGAACTCGCACTTGCATGTAAATATCGAATCGTTTCTGATCATCCGAAAACAGCATTAGGCCTTCCAGAGACTCAACTGGGGATCATGCCTGGATGGGGAGGAACGCAGCGTTTACCACGTTTAATTGGGCTTTCATCTGCTTTAGGAATGATTTTAAATGGGAAGACGGTGAATGGTGTAAAAGCGTACAAAATGAAGCTCGCTGATTCTGTCGCTGCTTGGGAGTTTTTTCCTGAAAAAAGTCTGGAATTTGCTCGAAATATTTTAAAACCGGAGTTTGCGCAAAAAGTTTTGAACCGTCGAAAACAAAGTGGCATCCAAAATTTTCTGTTAGAAAAAAATCCGGCAGGAAGAGCTCTTATCTTTTATCAAGCTAAAAAGCAGGTCCTAGACAAAACGCATGGATTTTACCCCGCACCCCTTGTTGCTCTCGAGACAATCAAGCAAACTTACACGCTTCCTCTCAATGAAGGGTTGGAAATCGAGCAGAAAAATTTCGTAGAAAATATTCCCACCAAATTTATGAATGCCAAAAATTTGGTTAAGGTGTTTTTCCAAAATGAATCCCTTAAAAAAGATGCGGGCATTTCTATCCAAGCAACTCCTAGACCCGTGAAATCTGCAGGTGTTTTAGGCGCGGGAACGATGGGTGGAGGTTTAATCTTTTTGTTTAGCTATCATGACATCCCTGTGCGGTTTAAGGATATTAACTGGGAAGCTGTCGCGAAGGGCTACAGCCATGTATACAGCCTGTTCAAAAAGATGATCGAGCTGAAAAAACTCGATAAAGATCAGGCCATCTTAAAGTTTCAACAAGCCAGTGGCACTATCGATTACACGGGCTTTAAACAGCTTGATCTTGTCGTGGAGGCGGCTACGGAAAATTTGGAACTTAAACATACTTTACTTAATGAATTGGAAAGTCAGCTACGGCCAGATGCCATCATCGCCTCTAATACCTCTTCATTAACTATTGCGCAAATGGCATCCGTGATGAAGCATCCTGAACGATTTGTGGGGATGCACTTTTTCAATCCACCCAATCGGATGCCTCTTGTAGAGGTTGTCAAGGGGACCCAAACATCTGATGAAGCCATCGCAACAGCTGTGGAAACATGCCGTCGGTTAGGTCGGACACCTATTGTGGTGGGTGATTGTCAAGGATTTCTCGTGAACCGCATTTTTGTTATGGGAGCTAATGAGATCGTGCGTTTTCTTGAAAAAGGCAATTCAATAGAAAAAATTGAAAAAACTATGCTTGACTTTGGAATGCCCATGGGGCCTTTTCATCTGTCAGATGAAGTTGGAAATGATGTATCTTGCAAAGTTTCTCATATATTTGAAGAGACCTATGGTAAGCGGATGCAAGTTCCAGAACTTATTGAAAGAATGAATCAAAAAGGGCTTTTCGGGAAAAAAACAGAAAAGGGCTTTTATCTTTATGATAGCAAAAAGCCAACAGTTAATCCGGAAGTTCAGAAAATCGTTGAAGTCATCGGACAACCAAAAGAAGAGCTTTCATCCGAAGAAATGGTTGATCGTTCCATCTTTTTAATGATCAACGAAGCGGCACGATGCTTGACCGAAAAGATTGTGCAAAAGCCCTCAGACATTGACATGGCTCTCATTTTGGGAACAGGTTTTCCGCCGTTTAGAGGGGGATTACTTCGTTATGCTGATTCACGTGGAATTCAAACCGTGGTGGATCGACTCAAAGAATTTGAGCAAAAAGAGGGGGCGCGTTTTTCTCCTTGCGAACTCTTACTTGAAATGGCAAAAGAGAATCGCAATTTTTATTGA
- a CDS encoding thiolase family protein has protein sequence MKERLAIIEGIRTPFCKANEVLRHLEADDLGAFAVRELLARMPIPKDKIDELIFGNVIEPPHAGNVARVVAVKAGLSVKTPAYTVNRNCASGMEAVVTAANKIEAGEASIIITGGTESMSHFPVLFPNRMREFLLTFNKAKTWKQRLRALLSFRPSLLTPQMPKLADPLCSLSMGQTAEILVRQFKITREEQDAFALMSQQRALAAREKLAEEIIPIPYPPFFDRMQLVDDGPREGTSLEGLAKLKPAFDSLTGTVTAGNSSQITDGAVALLVMSESKAKELGLQPIGYLVEYAYAGLDPSRMGLGPAYSIAKLLKKTGKKLQDFDLIEINEAFAGQVIAVERALNSPEFVKKELGEETVIGEIDRNKLNVNGGAIALGHPLGASGARLILTLLKELKRRKKNSGLAALCIGGGQGEAVSLEVQ, from the coding sequence ATGAAGGAAAGACTTGCCATTATTGAAGGAATTAGGACCCCCTTTTGCAAAGCAAATGAGGTCCTGAGACATCTGGAGGCAGATGATTTAGGTGCTTTTGCTGTTCGTGAATTGTTGGCTAGGATGCCTATTCCAAAAGATAAAATTGATGAACTGATCTTTGGGAATGTGATTGAACCTCCTCATGCCGGTAATGTCGCGCGTGTTGTTGCCGTCAAGGCCGGATTATCCGTTAAAACTCCTGCTTACACTGTGAATAGAAACTGTGCCTCAGGAATGGAAGCCGTTGTAACCGCAGCAAATAAAATCGAAGCTGGCGAAGCCTCCATCATTATAACCGGCGGTACAGAATCGATGAGCCATTTTCCTGTGTTATTTCCTAACCGTATGCGGGAATTTTTGCTTACTTTCAATAAAGCCAAAACATGGAAACAACGTCTTCGAGCGTTGCTCAGTTTTCGTCCTTCGCTGTTAACTCCCCAAATGCCCAAACTTGCAGATCCCCTTTGCAGTCTTTCGATGGGGCAAACGGCTGAAATCTTAGTTCGCCAATTTAAAATTACCCGAGAAGAGCAAGATGCCTTTGCACTGATGAGCCAGCAAAGAGCTCTCGCTGCTCGGGAGAAGCTGGCGGAAGAAATCATCCCGATTCCTTATCCTCCTTTTTTCGATCGGATGCAATTGGTTGATGATGGCCCTCGTGAAGGCACAAGCTTAGAAGGTTTAGCCAAGCTTAAGCCTGCTTTTGACTCATTAACCGGTACAGTTACAGCAGGAAACTCGAGCCAAATAACGGATGGCGCTGTAGCCCTTTTAGTGATGTCAGAATCTAAAGCCAAAGAATTAGGCTTGCAACCGATTGGCTACTTGGTCGAGTATGCTTACGCAGGCCTTGATCCAAGTCGCATGGGGCTTGGGCCTGCTTATTCCATTGCAAAACTTTTGAAAAAAACAGGGAAAAAGTTGCAAGATTTTGATTTAATTGAAATCAATGAAGCTTTTGCCGGGCAGGTAATTGCAGTTGAAAGAGCTCTCAATTCTCCAGAATTTGTAAAAAAAGAGTTAGGAGAAGAGACTGTCATCGGAGAAATAGATCGAAATAAATTGAATGTCAATGGGGGCGCCATTGCTCTAGGCCATCCACTGGGTGCCTCAGGAGCACGTTTAATATTGACTTTGTTAAAAGAATTAAAAAGACGCAAGAAAAATAGCGGACTTGCTGCCCTGTGTATTGGGGGTGGTCAAGGTGAAGCTGTTAGCTTAGAGGTTCAATAA
- a CDS encoding AMP-dependent synthetase/ligase: MKPFKTLVDVIHYIAEQKNPKALNHLENEQWKAFSSSDFVTSVKYLTLYLNTLQFNRGERIGIMAPCSAFWTIADFAILLAGGISVPLFANISHENFEYEVDQAEIKVLFISGEEQWKMLHAHQGHFKQIIAFDEKPNALTLSEAYRIGKEIDAKDPDLYPSLLSKMTEKDVATIIFTSGSTGLPKGVELTQTSLVSLLHIDPFYWNPKTDRYLSVLPLAHIFARALNLIMVAWGISVYYLADVKKLGEAAQQVKPSLMILVPRILEKIQANMWAKVNAGNFMTRLIGRWALRLAAQKESSFWRQIFHPIADTLVYSRLREAFGNRLRLIISGGAHLNPDVYHFFLAIGFPVYEGYGLTEAATVSCNRFNRIKVGTIGLPFEGMTVSLTPEGELLVKGGLVMKGYYKSPEATQNAFTEDGWLRTGDRAQIDEEGFITILGRLKELFKTTKGEYISPVPIEQALAKDRLVDMAIIIADSRKYATCLIFPDFEAVKKIQKKLNKEQIPMEEFLQGAEIKQHMHKLLVSINKHLNHWEELHDFRVVAEHPSIEGGELTPTMKLRREVIEKKYEDLINSMYFEELV; the protein is encoded by the coding sequence ATGAAACCCTTTAAAACATTAGTTGATGTCATTCACTACATCGCAGAGCAAAAAAATCCAAAGGCTTTAAACCATTTGGAAAATGAGCAATGGAAAGCTTTTTCATCTTCAGATTTTGTTACTTCGGTAAAATATCTGACACTCTATCTCAATACCTTACAATTTAATAGGGGGGAGCGCATCGGAATTATGGCACCCTGCTCGGCTTTTTGGACCATCGCCGATTTTGCCATTTTGCTTGCTGGTGGAATTTCGGTGCCCCTTTTTGCGAATATCTCTCATGAAAATTTTGAATATGAAGTCGATCAGGCTGAAATCAAGGTTTTATTCATTTCAGGCGAAGAGCAATGGAAAATGTTGCATGCTCACCAAGGACATTTCAAACAAATCATTGCTTTCGATGAAAAGCCCAACGCTTTAACGCTTTCCGAAGCCTATCGAATTGGAAAAGAAATTGATGCAAAGGATCCCGATTTATATCCGTCTTTGCTATCCAAAATGACAGAAAAAGATGTCGCGACGATTATTTTTACGAGTGGAAGCACAGGCTTACCGAAAGGTGTCGAGCTCACCCAAACAAGTTTAGTGAGTTTATTGCACATAGATCCTTTTTACTGGAATCCTAAAACCGACCGATATTTAAGTGTATTGCCGTTAGCCCATATTTTTGCGCGTGCGTTAAATCTCATTATGGTTGCTTGGGGGATTAGCGTGTACTATTTAGCAGATGTCAAGAAATTGGGAGAAGCGGCTCAGCAGGTAAAGCCATCTCTGATGATTTTAGTCCCCCGTATCTTAGAAAAGATTCAAGCGAATATGTGGGCAAAAGTGAATGCAGGAAATTTTATGACGCGCTTGATAGGAAGGTGGGCTTTGAGATTAGCTGCTCAAAAAGAGTCTTCATTTTGGAGGCAGATCTTTCATCCGATAGCAGATACATTGGTATATTCTCGCTTACGAGAAGCTTTTGGCAATCGACTTCGCCTCATCATTTCGGGAGGTGCGCATCTGAATCCCGATGTTTACCATTTTTTTCTGGCCATTGGCTTTCCTGTTTATGAGGGGTATGGATTAACCGAGGCCGCCACCGTCTCTTGCAATCGCTTTAATCGAATCAAAGTAGGAACAATTGGTCTTCCCTTTGAAGGCATGACTGTTTCGCTCACTCCAGAAGGTGAGCTTTTAGTCAAAGGGGGATTGGTCATGAAAGGGTATTACAAAAGCCCTGAAGCTACACAAAATGCTTTCACAGAAGATGGCTGGTTGCGGACAGGAGATCGTGCACAAATTGACGAAGAAGGCTTTATTACAATTTTAGGCCGATTAAAAGAACTTTTCAAGACCACAAAAGGCGAATACATCTCACCCGTTCCCATTGAACAAGCTCTCGCCAAAGATCGTTTGGTTGATATGGCCATTATCATTGCGGATTCGAGGAAATATGCAACATGTCTTATTTTTCCTGACTTTGAAGCCGTAAAAAAAATACAAAAAAAATTAAACAAAGAGCAGATCCCTATGGAAGAATTTTTACAGGGAGCAGAAATCAAGCAGCATATGCATAAGCTCTTGGTTTCTATTAATAAACATTTAAACCATTGGGAAGAACTTCATGATTTTCGAGTCGTTGCGGAACACCCATCGATAGAAGGGGGCGAACTTACTCCAACCATGAAACTACGCCGAGAGGTTATAGAGAAAAAATATGAAGATCTGATCAATAGCATGTATTTCGAGGAGTTGGTATGA
- a CDS encoding ABC transporter ATP-binding protein, with amino-acid sequence MWGKLEFEKVSKKYGDVVALDNVSFTVESGNFFSLLGPSGCGKTTLLRLVAGFELPDSGRILLDGQDITRLPPYKRPVNTVFQNYALFPHLSLWENIAFGLRVAKRPANEIQHEVERMLKLIQLEEQAHKRPDQISGGQKQRVAIARALINKPRLLLLDEPLSALDLKLRQKMLFEIDLIHDEVGITFLFVTHDQTEAMAVSDRIAVMHQGKVEQIGTPVELYEAPESSFVAAFIGDTNFLDGTVIQHINRDYCQLKLEGLADVLCFNDKHLNIGDQAHLSVRPEKIHISREKPQHHERQNLFEGMVDDIIYKGDHTNYWVRTGDYRIAISLQHNRFLLDQTPITWGEKVWIHWHADDGYMLKIWHASDENLTQLPPEKVGSSENEMEEDFE; translated from the coding sequence ATGTGGGGTAAGCTTGAATTTGAAAAAGTATCTAAAAAATATGGGGATGTAGTTGCGCTTGACAACGTTTCATTCACGGTTGAAAGCGGGAATTTCTTTTCTCTTTTAGGCCCAAGTGGTTGTGGGAAAACAACGCTTTTACGTTTGGTAGCGGGTTTTGAGCTTCCGGACTCAGGCCGCATTCTTTTAGATGGACAAGATATCACACGACTTCCTCCATATAAGCGACCGGTTAATACCGTTTTTCAAAATTATGCGTTATTTCCGCACCTGAGTCTCTGGGAAAATATAGCTTTTGGCCTGCGTGTCGCTAAACGCCCTGCTAACGAGATTCAGCATGAAGTGGAGCGGATGTTAAAATTAATCCAACTGGAAGAACAGGCCCATAAAAGGCCCGATCAAATCAGTGGAGGCCAAAAACAACGAGTCGCCATTGCACGCGCGCTGATTAACAAGCCACGTTTATTATTATTGGATGAGCCTCTTTCTGCTTTAGACCTCAAACTTCGTCAAAAAATGCTCTTTGAAATCGATTTAATTCATGATGAAGTGGGCATCACCTTCCTTTTTGTGACACATGACCAAACTGAAGCGATGGCAGTGAGCGACCGGATTGCAGTGATGCATCAGGGTAAAGTTGAGCAAATTGGAACGCCTGTCGAACTTTATGAAGCCCCTGAAAGTAGCTTTGTCGCAGCCTTTATTGGCGACACCAACTTTTTAGATGGAACCGTCATTCAACACATCAATCGCGATTATTGCCAACTCAAGTTAGAAGGCTTGGCCGACGTCTTGTGCTTTAACGATAAGCATCTCAACATCGGAGATCAAGCGCACTTAAGTGTACGCCCCGAAAAAATTCATATTTCACGTGAGAAACCGCAGCATCATGAACGCCAGAACCTTTTTGAAGGCATGGTAGACGACATCATTTATAAAGGGGATCACACCAATTATTGGGTGCGGACAGGCGATTATCGAATTGCGATTTCATTGCAGCATAACCGTTTTTTATTGGATCAAACGCCCATTACCTGGGGCGAAAAAGTCTGGATCCATTGGCATGCAGATGATGGTTACATGCTAAAAATATGGCATGCTTCTGACGAAAATCTCACTCAACTTCCACCCGAAAAAGTAGGAAGCTCCGAAAATGAAATGGAAGAGGATTTCGAATGA
- a CDS encoding ABC transporter permease, which translates to MKFLKSRLGELLVTLPSLIWLFIFFLVPTLIIFALAFKPFDFYGGVGEGWTLETFKSLNTASYYAIVWRTIWLSILTTAICCLLALPMGYYLARANAQVRYLLLLLTILPFWSSFIVRIFAWKSLLHPEGMAKRILLFFHLVSEDTVLLYNSGAVLLVMVYSYLPFAILPIYAAASKFNFQLIEAALDLGLHRFQAFLKVFIPGIKKGLVTAILMVFIPSLGSYVIPDVVGGPSSEMIGNKIVQKTFTDRNLPQASALSALLTIAVLVPMASIAWLQRRVQKRKFFIRRGK; encoded by the coding sequence ATGAAGTTTTTGAAATCTCGTTTGGGTGAACTTTTAGTCACCCTTCCATCACTCATATGGCTATTCATTTTCTTTTTAGTTCCAACCCTCATTATTTTCGCTTTAGCCTTTAAGCCTTTCGATTTTTATGGAGGCGTAGGCGAAGGCTGGACGCTTGAGACCTTTAAAAGCTTAAATACGGCGAGTTACTATGCGATCGTTTGGCGCACCATTTGGTTAAGCATTTTGACAACAGCTATTTGCTGCCTGCTTGCCCTCCCCATGGGATATTATCTTGCCCGTGCCAATGCACAAGTCAGATATCTTTTATTACTACTCACGATTCTCCCCTTTTGGAGCAGCTTTATTGTGCGGATTTTTGCATGGAAATCGCTGTTACACCCCGAAGGCATGGCCAAGCGGATTCTTTTATTTTTTCATTTGGTATCCGAAGACACTGTTTTGCTTTACAATTCTGGGGCTGTTTTACTGGTCATGGTTTATTCTTATCTTCCTTTTGCCATTTTACCGATCTATGCAGCCGCTTCAAAATTTAATTTTCAGCTCATTGAAGCCGCTCTTGATCTCGGCTTACATCGTTTTCAGGCTTTTCTTAAAGTTTTTATCCCAGGCATCAAAAAAGGATTAGTCACAGCGATTCTAATGGTCTTTATTCCTTCTTTAGGATCTTATGTGATTCCTGACGTAGTGGGAGGACCGAGCAGTGAAATGATTGGGAATAAGATTGTGCAAAAAACGTTTACCGATCGCAATCTTCCTCAAGCTAGTGCTCTTTCCGCTTTGCTAACGATTGCTGTTTTAGTTCCCATGGCATCCATTGCATGGCTGCAAAGACGGGTACAAAAGCGTAAATTCTTTATCAGGAGAGGAAAATGA
- a CDS encoding ABC transporter permease, producing the protein MKRSRVPLIATILVLLFLYLPIVILMVNSFNESRFGGVWTGFSLKWYEKLFHERAIWNAVQNSLIVGLSATIISTVMGTAAAFGLYRYKSRIQQIQYALIYSPLVIPDILMGMSLLLFFVMSKIPLSLFTIFVAHTTFCISYVTMVVWSKLQNFDFAVIEAAQDLGAGWGTIARRILAPLLAPGIISGALLAFTMSLDDYIVSSFVAGPGSTTLPIYVYGMIKFGSTPLINALSTILLVVTFALAWITQHLTKGETI; encoded by the coding sequence ATGAAACGGAGTCGTGTTCCTCTAATTGCCACCATTTTGGTTTTGTTATTCCTTTATCTTCCCATCGTCATTTTGATGGTTAACTCCTTTAATGAATCACGATTTGGAGGGGTTTGGACTGGGTTTTCTCTTAAGTGGTATGAAAAATTATTTCACGAAAGAGCCATTTGGAATGCGGTCCAAAACTCTTTGATTGTGGGGTTAAGCGCCACGATTATTTCCACAGTAATGGGAACGGCTGCTGCGTTTGGACTCTATCGCTATAAGTCTCGCATTCAACAAATTCAATACGCCCTTATTTATTCCCCCCTAGTCATTCCCGACATCCTGATGGGAATGAGCTTACTCCTCTTTTTTGTGATGAGCAAAATTCCATTGAGCTTATTCACCATTTTTGTTGCTCATACAACTTTCTGTATTAGCTATGTGACGATGGTTGTGTGGTCAAAATTGCAAAATTTTGACTTTGCTGTGATCGAAGCCGCTCAAGACTTAGGGGCTGGCTGGGGAACCATTGCACGTCGAATTCTCGCTCCTTTACTTGCTCCAGGAATTATTTCAGGAGCTCTGTTAGCATTCACAATGTCTCTCGATGACTACATTGTGAGCTCTTTTGTGGCAGGACCAGGGTCCACAACACTTCCGATTTATGTCTATGGGATGATTAAATTCGGATCAACTCCTCTTATTAATGCGCTTTCCACTATTCTACTTGTTGTGACATTTGCCCTCGCCTGGATTACCCAGCATTTAACCAAAGGAGAAACGATATGA
- a CDS encoding ABC transporter substrate-binding protein → MRNYMLYAITGLLLLLTACNSNRKELHVYCWSDYIKPGIIEEFEHTFNCKVVLDTFESNEAMYAKLKAGATGYDIIFPSSYYVEMMHKQGLLQKIDPSLIPNLKYVDLNFPIPGGAQALELAVPYMVSYTGIGYRIDKVQRVSPTWEIFARRDLKGRMTMLNDVREALGAALKSLGYSLNSTDDFQIAQAASTLINWKRNLAKFDSEQYKNGIASAEYLVVQGYSGDLIQVMQEDANIGILYPQEGTAISIDEIIIPKHAPEVQLAHAFINFLLEPKRAAENMEFVFFISPNTAAAQYLSPKVRNNPALNLPNEILQRSEVIHDLSENNIRYISAWETVKEAL, encoded by the coding sequence ATGAGAAATTATATGCTTTACGCAATAACAGGCTTATTGCTTTTGCTGACAGCCTGCAATTCCAACCGAAAAGAGCTGCACGTTTACTGCTGGTCCGACTATATCAAGCCGGGGATCATCGAAGAGTTCGAACATACATTTAATTGCAAAGTTGTCTTAGATACCTTTGAGTCTAATGAAGCGATGTATGCCAAATTGAAAGCCGGGGCTACAGGGTACGATATCATTTTTCCAAGTAGCTACTATGTGGAAATGATGCATAAGCAAGGGCTGCTCCAAAAAATTGATCCTTCGCTAATTCCCAATCTGAAATATGTCGATTTAAACTTCCCAATTCCAGGTGGAGCACAAGCTCTTGAACTAGCAGTGCCTTACATGGTGAGTTATACAGGTATCGGATATAGAATTGATAAAGTTCAGCGTGTCTCCCCTACGTGGGAAATTTTTGCACGGCGGGATCTGAAAGGTCGCATGACCATGTTAAATGATGTACGAGAAGCTTTGGGTGCGGCACTCAAAAGTCTCGGCTATAGTTTAAATTCGACGGATGACTTTCAAATTGCACAAGCAGCTTCCACCCTCATTAACTGGAAACGTAACCTAGCCAAATTTGACAGTGAGCAATACAAAAATGGAATTGCGAGCGCTGAATACCTAGTCGTACAAGGTTACAGTGGGGATCTGATCCAAGTTATGCAAGAAGATGCAAATATTGGCATTTTATACCCTCAAGAGGGAACGGCTATATCGATTGATGAAATTATTATTCCCAAACATGCGCCAGAAGTGCAACTTGCACATGCCTTCATTAACTTTCTTCTAGAGCCCAAAAGAGCGGCAGAAAATATGGAATTTGTTTTCTTTATTTCTCCAAATACTGCTGCAGCCCAATACCTTAGTCCAAAAGTCAGAAATAATCCAGCCCTGAATCTTCCAAATGAAATTTTGCAAAGATCAGAGGTCATCCATGATTTGTCGGAAAACAATATCCGCTATATCAGTGCATGGGAAACAGTGAAAGAAGCCCTATAA